In [Phormidium] sp. ETS-05, the genomic window CGGGCGTATTCTTGCCCCCGCAATCCCCGCTGACCACAAGCATCAAGATTTGGAATTGCCTCCGTAAGTACCCGGATTAAATCGGCTAAATCTTGATGGCAAACCCAACCAGCATCGGCATTTTCCACATCCTCCCAAATATACACGCCCCGGGAAATACAGACCGCCGTCCCCGCCGCCATCGCCTCCGCCACCGCAATGCCAAAATTCTCATAATATGACGGCAACACAAATAAATCTGCCTGTTTTAACAAAGCCGATTTCAAAGGTTCGCGCACAAATCCCGGCATAGTAGTCCGCGCTGCCAAAGGTGATGCCTCAATTTCGGCGCGAATCTTGGCTTCATACTGTGGAGCTTGGGGATTGCTGCCGGCCAAAACTAAGTGAAAATCGAGACCTTCTTCTAATAAATGGGCTAATGCAGGCAGGAGCAAATCTAGTCCTTTTTTCGGTTCAATGCGGGATAAAAATAGCACTAAAAACTTGTCTTTAGGAATCCCCAGTTGGGCGCGGGCATCGATGGCAGGAGAATTTTCTATCAAATTCACACCCAGAGGAATAATCATCTCCCTGGTGTTTAAACCAAATTTGTCAGACACCCGCGCTTCTTCTTGAGAAGTAAAATGAATAGCCGCCGCTGCGGCGATATTTGCCCGTTCCCACAAAGCAGTATAAATCCACTTTAGCTGCTTTTTTTTCTGTAAATCCGCCCGGTCTAAAGTACCTAATGGGCGCAGAATATAGGGTAAATGGCGCTGACGTGCTACCGTGGCTGCCCCAGAAATAATCGGTGAAAATAAAGCATGGAGATGGGCGAGGTCAAATTCGGCAGCGTGGGAATACAACCACTGGAGTAAATCTAGAGAAAATTTATAGCGGCGGAAAGGAGCGCAGGGAAAATAGCGAATTTGATAGCCATTTTCTCTCACCGGTTCAATCAGCGGTACATCTAAAGGGGGTTGCCCCGTATCACCGTTGGTGTTGGTGGTGAGGATGGTAACATCTACATTTTGGGCAGCG contains:
- the hpsP gene encoding hormogonium polysaccharide biosynthesis glycosyltransferase HpsP is translated as MRILQIIPSISLVYGGPSQMVRGLATALAAQNVDVTILTTNTNGDTGQPPLDVPLIEPVRENGYQIRYFPCAPFRRYKFSLDLLQWLYSHAAEFDLAHLHALFSPIISGAATVARQRHLPYILRPLGTLDRADLQKKKQLKWIYTALWERANIAAAAAIHFTSQEEARVSDKFGLNTREMIIPLGVNLIENSPAIDARAQLGIPKDKFLVLFLSRIEPKKGLDLLLPALAHLLEEGLDFHLVLAGSNPQAPQYEAKIRAEIEASPLAARTTMPGFVREPLKSALLKQADLFVLPSYYENFGIAVAEAMAAGTAVCISRGVYIWEDVENADAGWVCHQDLADLIRVLTEAIPNLDACGQRGLRGQEYARKHYSWSAIAQETITAYEEIISSGR